A window of the Brassica napus cultivar Da-Ae chromosome C5, Da-Ae, whole genome shotgun sequence genome harbors these coding sequences:
- the LOC106400949 gene encoding ubiquitin-conjugating enzyme E2 variant 1A, producing MSSEEAKVVVPRNFRLLEELERGEKGIGDGTVSYGMDDADDIYMQSWTGTILGPHNTAYEGKIFQLKLFCGKEYPESPPSVKFQTRINMACVNPETGVVEPSLFPMLTNWRREYTMEDILVKLKKEMMTSHNRKLAQPPEGTEEARADPKGPAKCCVM from the exons ATGAGCTCGGAGGAAGCCAAAGTCGTTG tgCCAAGGAACTTTAGATTGTTGGAAGAGCTAGAGAGAGGTGAGAAAGGTATCGGAGATGGTACGGTGAGCTATGGAATGGACGACGCTGATGATATCTATATGCAATCCTGGACTGGCACCATTCTCGGCCCTCATAAT ACTGCATACGAAGGGAAGATCTTCCAGCTGAAGTTGTTCTGTGGTAAGGAGTACCCAGAAAGTCCACCAAGTGTGAAGTTCCAGACCAGGATAAACATGGCCTGCGTTAACCCTGAGACTGGAGTG GTTGAACCGAGTCTCTTCCCTATGCTCACTAACTGGCGGCGAGAATACACAATGGAGGACATTCTGGTTAAACTGAAAAAAGAAATGATGACTTCTCATAACCGGAAGTTAGCTCAGCCCCCGGAAG GTACCGAGGAAGCTAGGGCAGATCCAAAGGGACCAGCTAAATGCTGTGTGATGTGA